The window ACACGGCCCTAAGAGGGCTCACGCAGGTGGGGCCTCAGGATGCCGCGACCGCCGCGCGGTGCTCGTCCCACACCTGGCGGGCGATCTGCGCGAACGCCTCGGGCGGCTGCGCGCCGCTGACCCCGTACTTGCCGTCGATGACGAAGAACGGCACACCGCTGATGCCGTACGCGCTCGCCTGCGCTTGGTCGGCGCGCACAGCAGGCAGGTAGCGATCGGATTCGAGCGCTTCGCGGGCGGATGCGGCATCCAGACCAACCTCTTCAGCCAGCGCGACCAACTCATCGATGCGCCCGACGTGGCGTCCCTCGGTGAAGTAGCCGGCCATGAGCCGCTCTTCCATCTCGTGCTGGCGTCCGTGTTCCTTGGCGAAGTGCAGCAGCTCGTGCGCCTTCACGGTGTTGGTGTGCTTGAGGATGTCGAAGCGGTACTCCAGGCCCGCCTCGGCGGCCACACCCGTGACCCGCTTGAGCATCTGCTCCACCTGCTCGCGGCCCATCCCCTTGTGGTCGGCG is drawn from Microbacterium protaetiae and contains these coding sequences:
- a CDS encoding DsbA family oxidoreductase, with protein sequence MTEPISIDVWSDIACPWCYIGKRNLERGLAAASAGDDAPEVEVVFHSFELSPDTPVDFDGDEYDFLADHKGMGREQVEQMLKRVTGVAAEAGLEYRFDILKHTNTVKAHELLHFAKEHGRQHEMEERLMAGYFTEGRHVGRIDELVALAEEVGLDAASAREALESDRYLPAVRADQAQASAYGISGVPFFVIDGKYGVSGAQPPEAFAQIARQVWDEHRAAVAAS